Proteins from a genomic interval of Zingiber officinale cultivar Zhangliang chromosome 1B, Zo_v1.1, whole genome shotgun sequence:
- the LOC121984099 gene encoding phosphatidylinositol/phosphatidylcholine transfer protein SFH12-like: MTELVSGPVDQLKHVPDHVEDSEDERKHRAASFKKKANSASAKFRNSMNKRGRRKSSKVMSVAIEDVRDAEEMQAVDAFRQTLILEELLPARHDDYHMMLRFLKARKFDNEKSKQMWSDMLQWRKEFGADTIMEDFEFDELGEVVEHYPQGHHGVDKDGRPIYIERLGLVDANKMMQVTNMDRYVKYHVREFERTFAVKFPACSIAAKRHIDQSTTIMDVQGVGCKHFNKVAREMIGRIQKIDGDNYPETLCRMFIVNAGQGFRLLWNTVKSFLDPKTTAKINVLGNKYQSKLLEIIDASELPEFLGGTCNCEGGCLRSDKGPWKDPEIFKMVQNGIGCCGKQQLSIAVEEKMISEDEVVYPKRQESFGGGNVVVFDDMCAKIPRSHIEHPELSPVHENGGGGLDCDGEMKTATPFTKEYDELFPVIEKVVDANWNRDMEEKLALAKGGTDSYALSQLNNHGPDGFNNPIFGGVMAFVMGVVTLMRAGRPPMSMKGMDAADIASFSSSMIRRQMTLKPDAAAAAAAAVPTVSLADFACALKRLGELEEKVSALSAKPSEMAPEKEELLNATVQNVEALESELAKTKKALEEALVQQEEFTAYLEKKKKQKKNKLISFGW; the protein is encoded by the exons ATGACTGAACTCGTGTCCGGGCCAGTCGACCAACTCAAACATG TTCCTGATCACGTTGAGGACTCAGAGGATGAGAGGAAACATAGGGCGGCGTCTTTCAAGAAGAAGGCAAATAGTGCCTCTGCAAagtttaggaactccatgaacaaGAGAGGAAGACGAAAAAGTAGCAAGGTCATGTCGGTTGCCATCGAGGATGTTCGCGATGCTGAGGAAATGCAGGCGGTCGATGCGTTTCGACAAACTCTCATTTTGGAAGAATTGCTTCCTGCACGGCATGACGACTACCACATGATGCTCAG ATTTCTCAAGGCTAGAAAATTTGACAATGAGAAGAGCAAGCAAATGTGGTCAGACATGCTGCAATGGAGGAAGGAATTTGGAGCCGACACGATTATGGAG GATTTCGAGTTCGATGAACTTGGTGAAGTCGTGGAACACTACCCACAAGGTCACCATGGAGTCGACAAGGATGGCAGACCTATCTACATTGAAAGACTAGGCCTAGTCGACGCCAACAAGATGATGCAAGTGACGAACATGGATCGATACGTCAAGTACCATGTGAGGGAATTTGAGAGAACCTTTGCCGTCAAGTTCCCTGCTTGTTCGATTGCAGCCAAGCGCCATATCGATCAGAGCACAACGATCATGGATGTTCAAGGAGTG GGGTGCAAACATTTCAATAAGGTTGCGAGAGAAATGATCGGTCGAATTCAGAAGATCGATGGAGACAACTATCCCGAG ACCTTGTGTCGCATGTTCATTGTCAATGCAGGCCAGGGATTCAGACTCCTTTGGAACACTGTAAAGAGCTTCCTCGATCCAAAGACAACGGCCAAGATCAAT GTTCTCGGGAACAAGTATCAGAGCAAGTTGCTCGAGATCATCGATGCGAG TGAATTGCCCGAGTTCCTCGGTGGCACTTGCAACTGCGAAGGAGGTTGCCTTCGATCAGACAAAGGCCCATGGAAGGACCCTGAAATTTTCAAG ATGGTTCAAAACGGCATCGGATGCTGTGGAAAACAACAACTCAGTATTGCGGTCGAGGAGAAGATGATTTCAGAGGACGAAGTTGTGTACCCAAAG AGGCAAGAGTCGTTCGGCGGGGGCAACGTCGTCGTCTTCGACGACATGTGCGCGAAGATTCCGAGGAGTCACATCGAACACCCAGAGCTGTCGCCGGTTCATGAAAATGGAGGGGGAGGTCTAGATTGTGATGGGGAAATGAAGACCGCTACGCCTTTTACTAAAGAGTACGACGAGCTGTTCCCGGTCATAGAAAAGGTGGTCGATGCCAATTGGAACAGAGATATGGAGGAGAAGCTGGCCCTCGCTAAAGGCGGTACAGATTCTTACGCTCTCTCTCAGCTGAACAACCATGGCCCCGACGGGTTCAACAACCCCATTTTCGGAGGCGTCATGGCCTTCGTCATGGGGGTCGTTACCTTGATGCGCGCCGGCCGGCCGCCCATGTCGATGAAGGGGATGGATGCAGCAGACATTGCGAGCTTCTCTAGCTCGATGATCAGGAGGCAGATGACACTGAAACCtgatgccgccgccgccgccgccgctgctgTGCCTACGGTTTCTCTCGCCGACTTCGCGTGCGCGCTGAAGCGCCTCGGTGAGCTCGAGGAGAAGGTGAGCGCCCTGAGCGCGAAACCCAGCGAAATGGCGCCGGAGAAGGAAGAGCTGTTGAATGCCACGGTGCAGAATGTGGAGGCTCTGGAGTCGGAGCTTGCAAAAACTAAGAAG GCTCTCGAGGAAGCTTTGGTGCAGCAGGAGGAGTTCACTGCTtacctggagaagaagaagaagcagaagaaaaACAAGTTG ATTTCTTTTGGCtggtaa